A region of the Curvibacter sp. AEP1-3 genome:
CCAGTGCAATCGCGACCTGCAGCACCGTGGTGGCTTGCGCCCAGCGGTGGTGCTGGTGCATTTGCTCATCGCTCTTGTGGTCCCACTCGGTAGCCTCAGCTTCCAGGGCTTCGGCCTTGGTTTTGATATCGGCCTTTTCGCCTTCGTAGCGGTCGATCTTGGCCTGGTACTTGGTCTTGTCTTCCGGCTTGGCGGTCAGGTCGCGGGCCAATTCGGCCAGGGACTGTTTGGTGCTCTTGGCCTGGAAGAAATTCCACTGGTTCGAGGCTTCGGTCTTCTTCAAGGCTGCGTTGTTCTTGTAAAGGCCGGCATTGGCCTGGGTGGCGCCGCCCATGTAGGCAAAGATGGCGCCCACGGTGGCGATGATGGCCGTGAACATGGCGATCTGGTTGATCATGCCGCCGCTGTGGCCTCCGTGCTCACCGCCGTGGCCACCACCATGTCCCCCTTGGGTGGCGTGCTCCAGCTCGTGGTCGTGGGGTCCGTGGACGTGAAAACCGCCGCCTGACATGTGCGAATCTCCTTAACTGCGTGTGTAAGTTACAAAACTGAAAGGCAGCCCGCTGGCTGCCACATGGCGTTCGCGGGCAGTCTCTTGCCACGCTGCGCCCAAGGTGGGGGCGAAGGCGTCACCTTCAAAGTCTTTCTCTATCTCGGTAACCACCGCCGTCTGCGCCACAGGCTCCGCCAGGGCGTAGAGCTGCGCACCACCAATGACCCAGACGTCTGTAGCCTGCTCA
Encoded here:
- a CDS encoding DUF4337 domain-containing protein; translation: MSGGGFHVHGPHDHELEHATQGGHGGGHGGEHGGHSGGMINQIAMFTAIIATVGAIFAYMGGATQANAGLYKNNAALKKTEASNQWNFFQAKSTKQSLAELARDLTAKPEDKTKYQAKIDRYEGEKADIKTKAEALEAEATEWDHKSDEQMHQHHRWAQATTVLQVAIALAAIALLTKKKWLELAMFGVGGVGVAVGALAALHI